GCCTTTTTTTGTGGGCTTATGAAGTGACCAGCGGCCACTCGGCCAGCGCTATGTATCGGCCTTTATGGGACTCGAACAGGCTGAAGCGATCGGCGCGCAGGTAAAACTCCGGCGGCGTCGCGGATTCGGGGACCGGCGCCCGGTAGTCGCGCATCAGGGTCAAATGCGGGCGAAATTCCCGATGGGTGTCTTCAAAACCGAACGGCAGCATGGCCTGCTCCAGCGCATACACCAGGCGCAGCAGCTCCGGTGCAGCCTGCGCGGGCGCCAGCAGCAACACCCCGGAGCGACGCC
The Pseudomonas sp. GR 6-02 genome window above contains:
- the thpR gene encoding RNA 2',3'-cyclic phosphodiesterase gives rise to the protein MSDETREPFKRLFFALNCAPEQRRAIAQWRSALGLNIGRPVPAENFHLTLLFLGTVGMAQIAGVCKAAANIRTSGVPLTVVLDRLDVWRRSGVLLLAPAQAAPELLRLVYALEQAMLPFGFEDTHREFRPHLTLMRDYRAPVPESATPPEFYLRADRFSLFESHKGRYIALAEWPLVTS